Proteins co-encoded in one Burkholderia ambifaria AMMD genomic window:
- a CDS encoding phage major tail tube protein: MIPETLYNCNTFVDGRSYAGRATSMTPPKLKIKTDDFRAGGMDAAVKVDQGMEPLDASFAMATMEYEVLRFFGLVDQGAFNGVFRAVFMDRSGKTKNAAVYLRGMLYEVDPGDWKPGDKVEAKFSVSCDYYKLEVAGVIVHEIDIFACKRVINGVDQLAEVRKGLGM, from the coding sequence ATGATTCCGGAAACGCTATACAACTGCAACACGTTCGTGGATGGACGGAGCTACGCGGGGCGCGCGACGAGCATGACGCCACCGAAGCTGAAGATCAAGACGGACGATTTTCGCGCGGGCGGGATGGACGCGGCAGTCAAGGTCGATCAGGGCATGGAGCCGCTCGACGCGTCGTTCGCGATGGCGACGATGGAGTACGAGGTGCTGCGCTTTTTCGGACTGGTGGATCAAGGCGCTTTCAACGGCGTGTTCCGCGCGGTGTTCATGGACCGTAGCGGCAAGACGAAGAATGCCGCCGTCTATCTGCGCGGCATGCTGTATGAAGTCGATCCGGGCGACTGGAAGCCCGGCGACAAGGTCGAGGCGAAATTCAGCGTGTCGTGCGACTACTACAAGCTGGAGGTCGCGGGTGTGATCGTGCACGAGATCGACATTTTCGCGTGCAAGCGCGTGATCAACGGCGTCGATCAGCTCGCGGAAGTCCGTAAGGGGCTCGGCATGTAA
- a CDS encoding tail protein X yields the protein MAKTLRTSDGDVLDTLCYRFYGTLQGTVEAVYEANPGLANRAQPFPAGVEILMPDLDAPRVESVQLWT from the coding sequence ATGGCGAAGACTTTAAGAACGTCTGATGGCGACGTGCTCGACACGCTTTGCTACCGCTTCTACGGAACGCTGCAGGGCACTGTCGAGGCAGTGTACGAAGCGAATCCGGGACTGGCGAATCGAGCGCAGCCGTTCCCGGCCGGGGTCGAGATCCTGATGCCGGATCTCGATGCGCCGCGCGTTGAATCGGTGCAGCTCTGGACATAG
- a CDS encoding phage tail protein, giving the protein MDVIRQITGAATQAGIATERVRQMVRIFDRNRAASMSTVYALQRLATGNLSSAAELLTGASGALSVAGDLFPQVGTVLRSFNAAQASVGSILTAIDGSNFPLVRAAADSVKSALGGAWNQFNAAVGIKDSAVIDVIKSTGVGSMLSGLANGATSSTPHMMSMTSEAGDAFHFNLSTAAYDKLRRATRYRVASQERLNRQEALQPVSVGGETIALSGVVFPALGAGTKQIDRLREIGGRMKPVQLTTGDGDVLGRWLLQSIEEEQDALLSDGLPRKQTFSVEFGRYGEDFKNV; this is encoded by the coding sequence ATGGATGTGATTCGGCAGATCACGGGAGCGGCGACGCAGGCCGGTATCGCAACCGAGCGCGTGCGGCAGATGGTTCGGATATTCGACCGAAACCGCGCGGCGAGCATGTCGACGGTCTACGCGCTGCAGCGTCTCGCGACGGGCAATCTGAGCAGCGCGGCCGAGCTGCTGACGGGTGCGTCGGGTGCGCTGTCGGTTGCCGGCGACCTGTTTCCGCAAGTCGGCACGGTGTTGCGCAGCTTCAACGCGGCACAGGCGTCGGTCGGCTCGATCCTGACGGCGATCGACGGATCGAATTTCCCCCTTGTGCGAGCTGCCGCCGATAGCGTCAAGTCGGCGCTCGGTGGGGCGTGGAATCAATTCAACGCGGCGGTCGGTATCAAGGATTCGGCGGTGATCGACGTGATCAAGTCGACGGGCGTCGGCTCGATGCTGTCGGGGCTGGCCAACGGGGCGACGTCGAGCACGCCGCACATGATGTCGATGACGAGCGAAGCGGGCGACGCGTTCCACTTCAACCTGTCGACCGCTGCGTACGACAAGCTGCGGCGCGCGACGCGGTATCGCGTGGCGTCTCAGGAGCGTCTGAACCGTCAAGAGGCGCTGCAGCCGGTGAGCGTTGGGGGCGAGACGATCGCGCTGTCGGGCGTCGTATTCCCGGCGCTCGGGGCCGGTACGAAGCAGATCGACCGGCTACGCGAGATCGGCGGGCGCATGAAGCCCGTGCAGCTCACGACGGGCGACGGCGACGTGCTTGGCCGCTGGTTGTTGCAGTCGATCGAAGAGGAGCAGGACGCGCTGCTCTCGGACGGCTTGCCGCGCAAGCAAACATTCTCGGTGGAGTTCGGCCGCTATGGCGAAGACTTTAAGAACGTCTGA
- a CDS encoding phage late control D family protein, producing MEAVFQVIANGADVTKVIQDRVLEIRAIDKPGLDADECTITLDDRDGRIEFPPKGATLKVSIGWEGQGLSMLGEYAVDEVGVRGPPASVVIRGKPANMRATSKTQRYGSWSNAKLADIVGDVARRNKWSAACDVDVVVPRIDQFGESDLHFITRVARQYGATATVKAGKLIVLPRGGGKSANGKPLPIVTLTPDDLIDYDINFPDRASFAAVRTKVHDRKTGKKIDLTIPNPDAPPGASAVHTERHAFASPEAAKAGATSRLATLNRHTSTSRLTMRGRADLSAEKTIALKGFKKGVDGEFLIESVEHAYASRGWNTVVTLNGGNKGKAKVGHGKKKGKKIDLVVPAPK from the coding sequence ATGGAAGCAGTGTTTCAGGTCATCGCGAACGGCGCGGACGTGACCAAGGTGATTCAGGATCGGGTGCTGGAGATCCGGGCGATCGACAAACCGGGTCTAGACGCAGACGAGTGCACGATCACGCTGGACGATCGCGATGGCCGCATCGAGTTTCCGCCGAAGGGCGCGACGTTGAAGGTGTCGATCGGATGGGAGGGGCAGGGACTATCGATGCTCGGCGAGTATGCCGTTGACGAGGTCGGCGTGCGCGGCCCACCGGCGAGCGTTGTGATCCGTGGCAAGCCGGCGAACATGCGTGCGACGTCGAAGACGCAGCGATACGGGAGCTGGTCGAACGCGAAGCTGGCCGATATCGTCGGCGACGTCGCGCGTCGTAACAAGTGGTCGGCCGCGTGCGACGTCGATGTCGTCGTGCCGCGTATCGACCAGTTCGGCGAGAGCGACCTGCATTTCATTACGCGCGTGGCTCGCCAGTACGGTGCAACTGCGACGGTCAAGGCCGGCAAGCTGATCGTCCTGCCGCGCGGTGGCGGTAAGAGCGCGAACGGCAAGCCGCTGCCGATCGTGACGCTCACGCCCGACGATCTGATCGACTACGACATCAATTTCCCGGACCGCGCGAGCTTCGCGGCCGTTCGCACCAAGGTACACGACCGCAAGACGGGCAAGAAGATCGACCTGACGATCCCGAATCCGGATGCGCCACCAGGTGCGTCCGCGGTGCATACCGAGCGCCATGCATTTGCGAGTCCGGAGGCCGCGAAGGCGGGCGCGACGTCGCGCTTGGCGACGCTCAATCGGCATACGTCGACGAGTCGCCTCACGATGCGCGGCCGGGCAGATTTGTCGGCCGAGAAGACGATCGCGCTGAAGGGGTTCAAGAAGGGCGTGGACGGCGAGTTTCTGATCGAGTCGGTCGAGCATGCATACGCATCACGCGGATGGAATACGGTCGTGACATTGAATGGAGGGAACAAGGGGAAAGCGAAGGTCGGGCACGGGAAGAAGAAGGGCAAGAAGATCGATCTGGTGGTGCCGGCGCCGAAGTAA
- a CDS encoding glycoside hydrolase family 24 protein, producing MARISIAAAGGKNRVAFLDTIAVSEIGSALLAKSDDGYNVLVGSTASRPLLFSSYAAHPNALNRQIPVPSTAAGRYQILTRWWRIYQAQMKLADFGPISQDRYALQQLREHGALALIDAGRFREAVAKVSNVWASLPGAGYGQHENKIEHLLAAYRAAGGEVVA from the coding sequence ATGGCGCGAATCAGTATTGCGGCCGCTGGCGGAAAAAACCGCGTGGCGTTTCTCGACACGATCGCGGTGAGCGAGATCGGCTCGGCGCTGCTGGCGAAGTCGGACGACGGTTACAACGTGCTGGTCGGCTCGACCGCGTCGCGGCCGCTGTTGTTCTCCAGCTACGCGGCGCACCCGAACGCGCTCAATCGACAGATCCCGGTGCCGTCGACGGCCGCCGGCCGCTATCAGATCCTCACGCGGTGGTGGCGGATCTATCAGGCGCAGATGAAGCTGGCGGACTTCGGGCCGATCTCGCAGGACCGGTATGCGCTGCAGCAGCTGCGCGAGCACGGTGCGTTGGCGTTGATCGACGCAGGCCGGTTCCGCGAGGCGGTCGCAAAAGTCTCGAACGTATGGGCCAGTCTGCCGGGGGCCGGCTACGGTCAGCACGAAAACAAGATCGAACATTTGCTGGCTGCGTACCGCGCGGCCGGCGGGGAGGTGGTCGCATGA
- a CDS encoding phage holin family protein, whose product MQEHERTILELVIMGGLIGIAKVLVGSEHLTFRLVAGRAVLGSATSMVAGLALLQIPDLPPIALLGLGSALGIVGSQYLEVLLRRNAKRLFGEK is encoded by the coding sequence ATGCAAGAGCATGAAAGGACGATTCTGGAGCTGGTCATCATGGGTGGATTGATTGGGATCGCGAAGGTGTTGGTGGGCAGCGAGCATTTGACGTTTCGGCTCGTTGCAGGCCGCGCCGTGTTGGGGTCTGCAACGTCGATGGTGGCGGGGCTCGCGCTGTTGCAGATTCCGGATCTGCCGCCGATCGCGCTCCTCGGGCTGGGGAGCGCGCTTGGCATTGTCGGGTCGCAGTACCTCGAAGTGCTGCTGCGCCGGAATGCGAAGCGTCTGTTCGGGGAGAAGTGA
- a CDS encoding phage tail sheath subtilisin-like domain-containing protein → MAATSFFHGITTAIVESGPRTIAVPSSSIVGMTDTYTPGADLAQPNVPVQLTSYREAVQAFGEKSAIARAARAIYAQSSAVVIAVGVPAAADAAQLTSAIIGGVSAGGARTGMQALLDAKSRYNAQPRLLIAPGHTSKQPVATAADSLAGKLRAVAVIDGPNTDDEAAIAYAKNFGSKRLYMVDPGAKAWDNATNGEIAMSASSYAAGLFCQTDAKIGFWASPSNKEIVEITGTARPIEYLDGDETCRANLLNNANVTTIIRDGGFRLWGNRTLSADPKWKFVTRVRTLDIVMDAVQAGHKWAVDRGITATYVSDVTEGLQAFMRDLKRQGALINFEVYPDPELNTASQLEDGKVYWNIRFTDVPPAENPIFRFEVTNQWLTEVLDNQI, encoded by the coding sequence ATGGCAGCGACTTCATTTTTTCACGGCATCACGACGGCGATCGTCGAAAGCGGCCCGCGCACGATCGCGGTGCCGTCGTCGTCGATCGTTGGCATGACCGATACCTACACGCCCGGCGCCGATCTGGCGCAACCGAATGTGCCCGTGCAGCTCACGAGCTATCGCGAAGCCGTGCAGGCGTTCGGTGAAAAAAGCGCGATTGCACGCGCGGCCCGTGCGATTTACGCGCAGAGCAGCGCGGTGGTAATCGCGGTTGGTGTGCCGGCGGCGGCGGACGCCGCGCAGCTCACGTCGGCAATCATCGGTGGCGTTTCGGCGGGTGGTGCGCGCACCGGCATGCAGGCTTTGCTCGACGCAAAGTCGCGCTACAACGCGCAGCCGCGTTTGCTCATTGCCCCGGGCCACACGTCGAAGCAGCCGGTCGCAACGGCGGCCGATTCGCTCGCCGGCAAGCTGCGTGCCGTCGCCGTGATCGATGGTCCGAACACCGACGACGAGGCCGCGATCGCGTACGCGAAGAACTTCGGCAGCAAGCGCCTGTACATGGTCGACCCCGGTGCGAAGGCATGGGACAACGCGACGAACGGTGAGATCGCGATGTCGGCGTCGTCGTATGCGGCGGGTCTCTTCTGCCAGACCGACGCGAAGATCGGGTTCTGGGCATCGCCGTCGAACAAGGAGATCGTGGAGATCACGGGCACGGCACGACCGATCGAATACCTCGACGGCGACGAGACGTGTCGCGCGAATCTGCTCAACAACGCGAACGTCACGACGATCATTCGCGACGGCGGGTTCCGCCTGTGGGGGAACCGCACCCTGTCGGCCGATCCGAAGTGGAAGTTCGTCACGCGGGTGCGCACGCTCGACATCGTGATGGACGCGGTGCAGGCCGGGCACAAGTGGGCGGTTGACCGCGGCATCACGGCGACGTACGTCAGTGACGTGACCGAAGGGTTGCAGGCGTTCATGCGCGACCTGAAGCGTCAGGGCGCCCTAATCAATTTCGAGGTCTACCCGGATCCGGAGTTGAACACGGCGAGCCAGCTCGAAGACGGCAAGGTGTATTGGAATATCCGATTCACGGATGTCCCGCCGGCCGAAAACCCGATTTTCCGCTTCGAGGTCACGAATCAGTGGCTGACCGAAGTGCTCGACAACCAGATCTAA
- a CDS encoding phage tail assembly protein — protein sequence MEQVTIKLDYPINLNGVECDTFTMRRPKVRDMRGAQKLAPNDAEEQELILFASLAEVAPTDLDAMDMADYERVQDAYYSFRRVRKAGPKDAQGAGESAGA from the coding sequence ATGGAACAGGTCACGATCAAGCTCGACTATCCGATCAATCTCAACGGCGTTGAGTGCGACACCTTCACGATGCGCCGGCCGAAGGTGCGCGACATGCGCGGTGCGCAAAAGCTTGCACCGAACGATGCGGAGGAACAGGAGCTGATCCTGTTCGCGTCGCTCGCCGAAGTCGCACCTACCGATCTCGACGCGATGGATATGGCCGACTACGAACGCGTGCAGGACGCGTACTACTCCTTTCGACGCGTACGCAAAGCTGGACCGAAAGACGCTCAAGGCGCTGGCGAATCGGCTGGTGCGTGA
- a CDS encoding phage tail tape measure protein → MAKDLALGIVIGGAVSATFGKAITDTSSKIDAMKKRANDSRLWQRQIGETMRLQDEFRRLHLAGDSAADGIRRKLDSNLKSLRDAGIEVDRLDRAYARLGRTTRGLDLKASGYERLTAGREAGRGVIGDAVKLTASVAVPATIAANYQAIIRDIAIKAGIARTQEEAAMGSRIRRDAGANGIGRNDLADAVNQMVAGGMDLNRALNFAPLVAKFSIGQGATTVETAKMIQALQQNAEIVDPRQMAKALEAIAYLGKEGSFESVDMARWFPVLLAEMKKIGITGQDSVTQLGAMLQVQMKTAGSSDEAANNLKNWFSKIGSGETERNYAKAGVDYQAKMREAIGKGWSTLEASFVLARAYIERVDPAKAKQLASAAKQFNSEMDPAKRQAQMAAFAETMKTGDLFNDMQVKAALTAYMQNAELYTNLKRNAQDASGEIQKDLEARRETSKQIWSEVGQRWDDAMRSIGDALRPITDRIGEGAKGLGSGIQSVADAAPKATAAVVGIAGAALAFRGARALWSIGRGAFDIARGTVLARGGRAAAGGSRAAGGVVGRALDALGGAAAASGGVQRVFVVNLPGAGVGGGGLGDLAGGERAGRAARRAAARGGRFGRLGQIFNTGRALFGRVAPYAGKLAVAGTVLKLGLAAREAYAVASSTDTSTQKANRFAGIAGSLAGGVMGAKVGAMIGALGGPIGSAVLGVIGGAVGTFAGDKLFSAVSRRVLDRKPDDSPANVAAVAKVKALVPDAAGIGARSGPRIEQQNTFAPVFHVKVEASDADMANKFLAQVSPMLTRMMDEHQRKANSRTAMFDAPHM, encoded by the coding sequence ATGGCGAAAGACTTAGCGCTTGGCATCGTGATCGGCGGGGCTGTGTCGGCGACGTTCGGCAAGGCGATTACCGACACGTCGTCGAAGATCGATGCGATGAAAAAGCGGGCGAACGACTCGCGGCTCTGGCAGCGCCAGATCGGCGAGACGATGCGTCTGCAGGACGAGTTCCGCCGATTGCACCTGGCGGGCGATAGCGCGGCGGACGGCATCCGTCGCAAGCTCGACAGCAATCTGAAATCGTTGCGGGACGCCGGCATCGAGGTCGACCGGCTCGATCGAGCGTACGCGCGGCTCGGCCGGACGACGCGCGGGCTGGATCTGAAGGCGTCCGGTTACGAGCGGCTGACCGCTGGTCGGGAGGCGGGACGCGGCGTGATCGGTGATGCCGTGAAGCTGACCGCCTCGGTCGCGGTGCCGGCGACGATCGCGGCGAACTATCAGGCGATCATTCGCGACATCGCGATCAAGGCCGGCATAGCGCGCACGCAGGAAGAAGCGGCGATGGGCTCGCGTATTCGACGCGACGCCGGGGCGAACGGCATCGGCCGCAATGACCTGGCTGATGCCGTCAACCAGATGGTTGCGGGCGGGATGGATCTCAATCGCGCGCTCAACTTCGCGCCGCTGGTTGCGAAGTTTTCGATCGGCCAAGGTGCGACGACGGTCGAGACCGCGAAGATGATCCAAGCGCTGCAGCAGAACGCGGAGATCGTCGACCCGCGTCAGATGGCGAAGGCGCTCGAAGCGATCGCCTATCTCGGCAAGGAAGGGTCGTTCGAGTCCGTCGACATGGCGCGGTGGTTCCCGGTGCTACTCGCCGAAATGAAGAAGATCGGCATCACGGGGCAGGACTCGGTGACGCAGCTCGGGGCCATGCTCCAGGTGCAGATGAAGACCGCCGGTAGTTCGGACGAAGCCGCGAACAACCTGAAAAACTGGTTCTCGAAGATCGGCTCCGGCGAAACCGAACGCAACTATGCGAAGGCCGGCGTCGACTATCAGGCCAAGATGCGCGAGGCGATCGGCAAAGGCTGGTCAACGCTGGAAGCGTCGTTCGTACTTGCCCGCGCTTACATCGAGCGCGTCGATCCCGCCAAGGCGAAGCAGCTCGCGTCGGCGGCGAAGCAGTTCAATTCGGAGATGGACCCGGCCAAGCGTCAGGCGCAGATGGCCGCGTTCGCCGAGACGATGAAGACCGGCGACCTGTTCAACGACATGCAGGTCAAGGCGGCGCTGACGGCATACATGCAAAACGCCGAGCTGTACACGAACCTGAAGCGCAACGCGCAGGACGCGAGCGGCGAGATCCAGAAGGATCTCGAAGCACGTCGCGAGACGTCAAAGCAGATCTGGAGTGAGGTCGGGCAGCGGTGGGACGACGCGATGCGCAGCATTGGCGACGCCCTGCGTCCGATCACGGATCGTATCGGCGAGGGGGCGAAAGGTCTCGGCAGCGGTATCCAGTCCGTTGCGGATGCTGCGCCGAAGGCGACGGCAGCCGTCGTCGGCATCGCGGGCGCGGCGCTTGCGTTTCGTGGGGCGAGGGCACTTTGGAGCATTGGACGCGGCGCATTCGACATCGCGCGCGGCACCGTGCTTGCGCGCGGCGGTCGAGCTGCAGCGGGTGGGTCACGTGCCGCCGGTGGCGTCGTCGGCCGGGCACTCGATGCGCTCGGCGGAGCTGCAGCGGCAAGCGGCGGGGTCCAGCGCGTGTTCGTCGTGAACCTGCCGGGAGCTGGCGTCGGTGGTGGCGGGCTTGGCGATCTGGCTGGGGGTGAGCGAGCCGGGCGCGCTGCGCGTCGTGCAGCAGCTCGGGGTGGTCGGTTCGGCAGGCTCGGGCAGATCTTCAATACGGGGCGTGCGTTGTTCGGTCGCGTTGCGCCGTATGCCGGCAAGCTCGCCGTGGCAGGCACGGTGTTGAAGCTCGGCCTCGCGGCGCGTGAAGCGTACGCCGTCGCGTCGAGCACCGACACCAGCACGCAGAAGGCGAACCGCTTTGCGGGGATTGCCGGGAGCCTTGCCGGTGGCGTGATGGGCGCGAAGGTCGGCGCAATGATCGGAGCGCTCGGCGGGCCGATCGGCTCGGCGGTGCTCGGTGTGATTGGCGGTGCGGTCGGCACGTTTGCCGGCGACAAGCTGTTCAGCGCTGTTTCGCGCAGGGTGCTGGATCGTAAGCCTGACGATTCGCCTGCGAACGTCGCAGCGGTCGCGAAAGTGAAGGCGCTCGTGCCGGATGCGGCCGGCATCGGCGCTCGATCGGGGCCGCGTATCGAACAGCAGAACACCTTCGCGCCGGTCTTTCACGTGAAGGTCGAAGCGAGCGATGCCGACATGGCTAACAAGTTCCTCGCGCAGGTCAGTCCGATGCTGACACGCATGATGGACGAGCATCAACGCAAAGCGAACAGCCGCACGGCGATGTTCGATGCGCCGCATATGTAA
- a CDS encoding tail fiber assembly protein: protein MLCNQYDNLTGRYVVSFLAERDPMSAERYLVPAFCTLTPLPEVPTRSWPFWIDGKWVLRPDYRGVRLYRTDTGEPGELTVAGISPDGEGLTELPRPSDEYVWRDGAWVVDEAIVAERVRAAAMSDFYARMEKARQQNLGKMDARAAGLLSDVEEAMFDAWAAYQVALVRVVDLPTFPNDIVWPDEPDPAVVLATVEAERAEKAAREAEEAARQEEEAARADGEDEMATDAATTTPADSASVSDTAPDVEIDTK from the coding sequence ATGCTTTGCAATCAGTACGACAACCTGACGGGGCGCTACGTGGTGAGCTTTCTCGCCGAGCGCGATCCCATGAGCGCGGAGCGATATCTCGTTCCGGCCTTCTGCACGCTCACACCGCTTCCCGAAGTGCCGACGCGTTCCTGGCCCTTCTGGATTGATGGGAAGTGGGTGCTGCGTCCTGACTATCGTGGCGTGCGCCTGTATCGAACCGATACGGGCGAACCCGGCGAGCTCACGGTCGCAGGTATCAGCCCGGACGGTGAAGGGCTCACCGAATTGCCGCGCCCCTCCGACGAGTACGTCTGGCGAGATGGCGCGTGGGTCGTCGACGAGGCGATTGTCGCCGAGCGAGTGCGAGCCGCTGCGATGTCGGATTTCTACGCGCGAATGGAGAAAGCGCGTCAGCAGAATCTCGGCAAGATGGACGCGCGAGCAGCGGGCCTGCTGTCCGACGTCGAGGAGGCGATGTTTGACGCATGGGCCGCGTATCAGGTCGCACTTGTGCGCGTGGTGGATCTGCCTACCTTCCCGAATGACATCGTGTGGCCTGACGAACCTGATCCGGCCGTCGTGCTGGCCACGGTCGAGGCCGAACGGGCGGAGAAAGCCGCTCGCGAAGCCGAGGAAGCTGCTCGGCAGGAAGAGGAGGCTGCCCGCGCTGATGGTGAGGACGAAATGGCCACCGATGCTGCAACTACGACGCCCGCCGACAGCGCAAGCGTGAGCGATACCGCGCCGGACGTTGAGATCGACACAAAGTAA